The Nitrospirota bacterium genome includes a region encoding these proteins:
- the feoB gene encoding ferrous iron transport protein B, whose protein sequence is MHDHDSNDENRYRDSPLHKVLLIGNPNVGKSALFGLLTGTYVTVSNYPGTTVEVTYGNAVLNKTKTLVIDTPGVNSLVPMSEDEKVTRDMLLSDRADVIVQVADTKNLRRGLLITLQLAEMGVPFILDLNMDDEARSRGIVINQETLSKILGIEVVKTVAIRRSGIDRLLKGIQHPRPSGIEVRFDEVIEGGIRDIAALLPEANISRRALALMVLAGDESLKGWLHANLQDHVIAEIEKIRQGVQARFNNSLGYLINQRRMKKADEILAQVLSLHEAGKSSTIAFLIGKWSMHPVYGLPILLAVLYVVYQFVGVLGAGTAVNFLEKMVFGEYLNPWAIKIVHVILPVPFLQEMIIGEYGLVTMALTYAIAIVLPIVGFFFIAFGLLEDSGYLPRLAVMVNKVFKIMGLNGKAVLPMILGLGCDTMATLTTRILETKKERILVTLLLALGVPCSAQLGVILGMVAGLSALATFIWLGTLVGVILLVGYLAAKVIPGEPSDFVLELPPIRVPQLANILVKTAARVQWYLKEAVPLFILGTFILFIGHKIGALAYIQKLTDPIVVTFLGLPSRAAEAFVIGFLRRDYGAAGLFMLAKEGLLDPIQIVVSLTVMTLFVPCIANFFMMVKERGMKTALYMAAFIFPFAFGVGGVMNWVLRFFKVAL, encoded by the coding sequence GTGCACGACCATGATTCAAATGATGAAAATCGTTATCGCGACTCTCCTTTACATAAGGTCCTCCTGATCGGCAATCCCAATGTCGGCAAGAGCGCGCTTTTCGGTCTCCTGACAGGGACCTATGTCACCGTGTCCAACTACCCGGGCACCACAGTGGAGGTCACTTACGGAAATGCGGTCCTGAATAAAACAAAGACCCTGGTGATAGACACCCCCGGCGTGAACAGCCTGGTTCCCATGTCCGAGGACGAGAAGGTGACCCGCGACATGCTGTTGTCTGACCGGGCCGACGTGATCGTGCAGGTTGCCGATACCAAAAACCTGCGGAGGGGTCTTTTAATCACACTTCAGCTGGCGGAAATGGGCGTACCCTTTATTCTTGATCTCAACATGGACGATGAGGCCAGAAGCCGCGGTATCGTCATCAATCAGGAGACGCTCTCAAAGATCCTCGGCATTGAAGTGGTAAAAACCGTCGCCATCCGGAGGAGCGGCATCGACAGGCTGTTGAAAGGCATTCAGCATCCCCGGCCGTCCGGTATCGAGGTTCGGTTCGATGAGGTGATCGAAGGCGGGATCAGGGACATTGCCGCGTTGTTGCCGGAAGCGAATATCTCGCGTCGGGCGCTCGCGCTCATGGTCCTTGCGGGCGACGAAAGTCTCAAGGGATGGCTCCATGCGAACCTTCAGGACCACGTGATCGCAGAGATCGAAAAGATCCGGCAGGGGGTGCAGGCACGATTCAACAACTCTCTCGGTTATCTGATCAACCAGCGACGGATGAAAAAGGCCGATGAGATCCTGGCGCAGGTGTTGAGCCTCCACGAGGCCGGCAAAAGTTCAACGATCGCATTCCTTATCGGCAAGTGGTCCATGCATCCGGTCTATGGGCTGCCGATCCTGCTTGCGGTGCTTTATGTGGTCTATCAGTTCGTCGGTGTTTTGGGCGCCGGTACGGCGGTCAACTTTCTGGAGAAGATGGTCTTTGGCGAATACCTGAACCCCTGGGCGATAAAGATCGTTCATGTTATCCTGCCTGTCCCGTTTCTTCAGGAAATGATCATCGGAGAGTACGGCCTGGTGACCATGGCGCTCACCTATGCTATTGCCATTGTTCTGCCGATCGTGGGTTTCTTCTTTATTGCCTTTGGATTGCTGGAAGATTCAGGTTACTTGCCGAGGCTTGCGGTCATGGTGAATAAGGTTTTCAAGATCATGGGGCTGAATGGTAAAGCGGTGCTCCCGATGATCCTCGGGCTGGGGTGTGATACCATGGCAACTCTGACGACGCGCATCCTTGAGACTAAAAAAGAAAGAATACTGGTAACGCTCCTCCTGGCGCTCGGTGTGCCCTGTTCAGCCCAGCTCGGCGTTATCCTGGGGATGGTTGCCGGGCTTTCGGCCCTTGCGACGTTTATCTGGCTCGGCACACTTGTCGGTGTCATTCTTCTGGTGGGGTATCTTGCGGCGAAGGTCATCCCCGGCGAGCCGTCTGACTTCGTTCTCGAGTTGCCGCCGATCCGTGTGCCGCAGCTCGCGAACATCCTGGTCAAGACCGCCGCCCGCGTGCAATGGTATTTGAAAGAGGCGGTGCCGCTCTTTATTCTGGGCACGTTCATCCTCTTTATCGGGCACAAGATAGGGGCACTGGCGTATATCCAAAAACTGACGGATCCGATCGTGGTCACGTTCCTTGGACTGCCAAGCAGGGCGGCTGAAGCGTTCGTGATCGGTTTTCTGCGTCGTGACTACGGCGCAGCCGGCCTCTTCATGCTTGCCAAAGAGGGCCTGCTCGACCCGATACAGATCGTGGTGAGTCTTACGGTGATGACGCTGTTCGTGCCCTGCATAGCGAACTTTTTCATGATGGTGAAGGAGCGGGGAATGAAGACCGCGTTGTATATGGCGGCATTCATATTCCCTTTCGCCTTTGGTGTGGGAGGGGTGATGAATTGGGTGCTCAGGTTTTTTAAAGTCGCGTTGTGA
- a CDS encoding metal-dependent transcriptional regulator, with product MSEHKRIDSVEGKAGHPALCVLPEIEKEDELFEIIWTLREDGVLSMDEIVQNCTIQGCEDILKDLAGNGWLEIKGQSVELLAKGEKRARELVRRHRLSLRMFYDLFALDGAEAEACKFEHILSPEVTDSVCTLLGHPPNSPDGKPIPRGECCAMFRQEMKPLVAPLADLVPGEQAKIVFITPGSHSRLDRLSAMGVVPGSIVKLHQKRPSYVIQLGETMIAVDKDITKEIFVKKTR from the coding sequence ATGTCAGAACACAAGCGAATTGACTCCGTTGAAGGCAAAGCAGGCCATCCCGCGCTGTGCGTACTGCCGGAGATCGAGAAAGAGGATGAACTTTTCGAGATCATCTGGACCCTGCGGGAAGATGGGGTCCTGTCCATGGACGAGATCGTTCAGAATTGCACCATCCAGGGATGTGAGGATATCCTTAAAGATCTTGCCGGGAACGGATGGCTCGAGATAAAAGGCCAGTCCGTGGAGCTGCTTGCCAAGGGTGAAAAAAGGGCGCGGGAGCTGGTCCGGAGACACCGTCTTTCGCTGCGGATGTTCTACGATCTTTTTGCCCTGGACGGCGCCGAGGCAGAGGCGTGCAAGTTCGAGCACATTCTTTCCCCCGAGGTGACGGACAGCGTCTGCACCCTGCTCGGCCATCCGCCGAATTCGCCGGACGGCAAACCCATTCCAAGAGGCGAATGCTGCGCCATGTTCCGGCAGGAGATGAAACCCCTTGTCGCGCCGCTTGCCGATCTCGTGCCGGGAGAACAGGCAAAGATAGTATTCATCACGCCGGGCTCTCATTCCCGACTTGACCGGCTTTCCGCGATGGGGGTAGTTCCGGGCAGTATCGTCAAGCTTCATCAGAAACGGCCGTCTTATGTGATCCAGCTTGGCGAGACCATGATCGCCGTGGACAAAGACATTACGAAAGAGATCTTTGTGAAAAAGACCAGGTAA
- a CDS encoding response regulator: MKKILIADDLKKLLLKRNDYLNIAGIRVYTAATNDELLSLHREEKANLIITHLDMSGIKNVDLFRIIRNDKDLRDVSLIMICKGNLVNRELCKQCGANAIITIPVDPDLLHGNVRKLLNVAPRSIYRAALAVAIEGKFKDRPLPFWTENISVSGMLIKTEEPLSRDDGIFFSFYLPNGAHVSGYGEIIRVIQVEDEPGVFLYGVRFTSIDPDVKYAIKAAMK, encoded by the coding sequence ATGAAAAAGATACTGATCGCGGATGACCTGAAAAAACTCCTCTTGAAGAGAAACGACTATCTCAACATTGCGGGCATCAGGGTATATACGGCGGCCACTAATGATGAGCTGCTGAGTCTTCACCGGGAGGAAAAGGCCAATCTCATCATCACGCATCTCGACATGAGCGGCATCAAGAACGTGGATCTCTTCAGGATCATCAGGAACGATAAAGACCTGCGGGATGTCTCGCTTATCATGATCTGCAAGGGCAACCTGGTCAACCGGGAACTTTGCAAACAATGCGGCGCCAACGCGATCATAACGATCCCGGTTGATCCGGACCTCCTGCACGGCAATGTGCGGAAACTGCTCAATGTAGCGCCGAGAAGTATCTACCGGGCCGCGCTCGCTGTTGCCATCGAGGGCAAGTTCAAGGACAGGCCGCTTCCCTTTTGGACCGAAAACATCAGCGTGAGCGGAATGCTCATCAAAACAGAGGAACCGCTTTCAAGAGACGACGGAATTTTCTTTTCGTTCTACCTTCCCAATGGCGCACACGTCAGCGGATATGGTGAGATCATAAGGGTCATTCAGGTGGAGGACGAGCCTGGTGTTTTTCTTTACGGGGTCAGGTTCACTTCGATCGATCCGGATGTCAAGTACGCGATCAAAGCGGCGATGAAATAA
- a CDS encoding DUF4416 family protein gives MKEIRLPIPVKLFIGMLSPEPALFDACADIVRKEYGPVDYQSEIVPWTNSDFYQDEMGAGILRKFIFFEHVMDPGDLSAIKINTTRIEKNFAVQAENRVRRRINLDPGYVTEAKVVLATTKDYSHRLYIGKGIYAEVTLRYGNKDRSFTPFDHTYLDYGSEPYITMFNEARELLRSALQRPARK, from the coding sequence ATGAAAGAGATACGTCTTCCCATACCCGTCAAGCTGTTCATCGGGATGCTTTCACCTGAGCCCGCGCTGTTCGACGCATGTGCCGACATCGTGCGAAAGGAATATGGCCCTGTCGATTACCAGAGTGAGATCGTTCCGTGGACTAATTCGGATTTTTACCAGGATGAGATGGGGGCCGGGATTTTACGGAAGTTTATTTTCTTTGAGCACGTGATGGACCCCGGCGATCTGTCGGCGATAAAGATCAATACCACCAGGATCGAGAAAAACTTCGCCGTTCAGGCAGAGAACCGTGTGCGGCGCAGGATCAACCTCGACCCCGGATATGTGACCGAAGCCAAGGTCGTGCTTGCAACAACCAAAGACTACTCTCACCGCCTGTACATCGGCAAAGGCATCTATGCCGAAGTGACGCTCCGTTACGGCAATAAAGACCGGAGCTTTACCCCCTTCGATCATACCTACCTCGACTATGGTTCGGAACCCTACATAACGATGTTCAACGAGGCGCGGGAGCTTTTGCGATCCGCACTGCAACGACCGGCGCGGAAATAA
- a CDS encoding Rrf2 family transcriptional regulator produces MHITREGDYGIRSVLYLARQPFNKVSFVNEISEEYKIPRSFLAKILQKLVKAKIVRSYRGVKGGFSLAKQAKEITTLDVLNAIEGKIAINLCLVDKKKCNFSKHCPTYFLWVNVQSKIVETLKKTNFEDLAKQKV; encoded by the coding sequence ATGCATATCACCCGCGAAGGAGATTACGGCATTAGAAGTGTGCTGTATCTCGCCCGTCAGCCGTTCAACAAAGTAAGTTTCGTGAACGAGATCTCCGAGGAATACAAGATACCGCGGAGTTTTCTCGCGAAGATACTCCAGAAGCTGGTGAAGGCGAAGATCGTCAGGTCCTACCGCGGCGTGAAGGGCGGTTTCTCGCTTGCCAAACAAGCGAAGGAGATCACGACGCTGGACGTGCTGAACGCGATCGAGGGCAAGATCGCCATCAACCTTTGCCTTGTCGACAAAAAGAAATGCAATTTTTCAAAACACTGTCCGACCTATTTTCTGTGGGTCAATGTTCAATCAAAAATAGTCGAAACACTTAAAAAGACCAATTTCGAAGACCTGGCAAAACAAAAAGTGTAA
- a CDS encoding cbb3-type cytochrome c oxidase subunit I — protein MAEITYDYRAVKGFALSSLFWGIIGLLVGVLISLQLVYPQLNFTSWLTYGRLRPLHTNALIYGFTIPAAFSIFFYLVQRLGRTSLAFPGLARVMLVVFNIAIALAALSLLAGMNSSKEYAELEWPLDIGVVILWVMFSIIIIGTIMKRKEEQMYVSLWYILATVVGVAIVYIGNNLAVPVSWFKSYSVYAGANDANVQWWFGHNAVAFVFTTIPLAIFYYILPKTTGAPLYSHRLSIVGFWALVFAYLWTGAHHLIYTPLPDWIQTVAIAFSIFLIAPSWASVINGYGTMNNQWAQMRSNYLVKFIVLGITFYGLQTIQGPSQAIRAFSALVHYTDWVPGHVHMGTMGWVTMTISAGFYYMIPRVYNTEVYSVKLANLHFWLVLVGQLIYSVTMWVTGIRQGAMWQAMDKDGSLLYPNFIQTLTPNYPFWNMRTAGGIIFFAGFLVFVFNIYKTIRNTPATRNA, from the coding sequence ATGGCGGAGATTACCTATGATTACCGCGCAGTAAAGGGATTCGCATTATCCTCTCTCTTCTGGGGGATCATTGGACTTCTCGTCGGGGTCCTCATTTCGCTCCAGCTTGTCTACCCGCAGTTGAATTTCACATCCTGGCTCACGTACGGCAGGCTGCGTCCGCTCCATACCAATGCGCTCATCTATGGTTTCACCATCCCGGCGGCATTCAGCATCTTTTTCTACCTTGTTCAGCGGCTCGGCAGGACGTCCCTTGCCTTTCCCGGCCTGGCGCGGGTCATGCTTGTTGTGTTCAACATAGCCATTGCGCTCGCGGCGCTGTCACTCTTAGCCGGCATGAACTCAAGCAAGGAATATGCGGAGCTTGAATGGCCGCTCGACATAGGCGTCGTCATCCTGTGGGTGATGTTTTCGATCATCATTATCGGCACCATCATGAAACGCAAAGAAGAACAGATGTATGTTTCGCTGTGGTACATCCTGGCCACGGTGGTTGGTGTGGCCATTGTGTACATCGGGAACAACCTCGCGGTACCGGTCTCGTGGTTCAAATCCTATTCAGTGTATGCCGGCGCCAATGATGCCAACGTGCAGTGGTGGTTCGGGCATAATGCCGTGGCCTTTGTGTTCACGACGATCCCGCTTGCGATCTTCTATTACATCCTTCCCAAGACAACGGGTGCTCCGCTCTACAGCCACCGGCTTTCGATCGTCGGGTTCTGGGCCTTGGTCTTTGCCTATCTCTGGACAGGCGCCCACCACCTGATCTATACTCCTCTGCCGGACTGGATCCAGACCGTGGCAATCGCTTTCAGTATCTTTCTGATCGCGCCGTCCTGGGCCTCGGTGATCAATGGATACGGGACCATGAACAACCAGTGGGCGCAGATGCGGTCGAACTATCTTGTCAAGTTCATCGTGCTCGGCATAACGTTCTACGGCCTCCAGACCATCCAGGGACCGAGCCAGGCGATCCGTGCCTTCAGCGCGCTTGTTCACTATACCGACTGGGTCCCGGGCCATGTGCACATGGGCACCATGGGATGGGTCACGATGACGATATCCGCCGGGTTCTACTACATGATCCCCCGCGTATACAACACGGAAGTATACAGCGTTAAACTTGCGAACCTCCATTTCTGGCTTGTGCTGGTTGGACAGCTCATTTACTCCGTGACCATGTGGGTAACCGGTATCAGGCAGGGAGCCATGTGGCAGGCTATGGACAAGGACGGCAGTTTGCTCTATCCAAATTTCATTCAGACCTTGACGCCCAATTATCCTTTTTGGAACATGAGGACAGCTGGAGGAATCATCTTTTTTGCCGGATTTCTCGTGTTTGTTTTTAACATTTACAAAACGATCAGGAACACCCCGGCAACGCGGAACGCGTAG
- a CDS encoding cbb3-type cytochrome c oxidase subunit II encodes MNVDKKPVVFILLATLAILVGTLLTTFIPLFVGSASPSIEKVIFYKPIEVEGRDIYIREGCNNCHTQTVRPLPFETARYGNYSKLEESAIDRPHLWGSRRTGPDLARVGTKYPAAWHYLHMKNPQSMYAQSNMPAYAWLADNKIDTRYTEKKMKTLGYPYAIEDMKALEGKTEMDALVTYLVRLGKELKP; translated from the coding sequence ATGAATGTCGATAAAAAGCCGGTTGTGTTCATCCTTCTTGCCACGCTTGCGATCCTTGTGGGAACGCTTTTGACCACGTTCATTCCGCTTTTTGTAGGAAGCGCTTCACCCTCGATAGAGAAAGTGATCTTCTATAAGCCAATTGAGGTCGAAGGCCGCGACATCTATATCCGTGAGGGATGCAACAACTGTCATACGCAGACGGTGCGGCCGCTCCCATTCGAGACGGCCCGGTACGGGAACTATTCAAAGCTCGAAGAATCAGCCATAGACCGGCCCCATTTGTGGGGGTCCAGGCGCACAGGACCGGACCTTGCACGGGTAGGCACGAAATATCCCGCCGCGTGGCACTATCTGCATATGAAAAATCCTCAGAGCATGTATGCGCAGTCGAACATGCCTGCCTACGCATGGCTTGCTGATAATAAGATCGATACGCGTTATACGGAAAAGAAGATGAAGACCCTCGGCTACCCCTATGCAATCGAAGACATGAAGGCACTGGAAGGGAAGACCGAGATGGATGCGCTCGTAACGTATCTTGTGCGACTGGGGAAGGAGTTGAAACCATAG
- a CDS encoding cbb3-type cytochrome c oxidase subunit 3 gives MGFKAWLYFGFTMLLVVVLLGIMVYFFRSKRKDRVESPKYRMLDDE, from the coding sequence ATGGGGTTCAAGGCCTGGCTTTACTTTGGTTTTACGATGCTTCTCGTCGTCGTTCTGCTCGGTATCATGGTCTATTTCTTCCGTAGTAAACGAAAAGACCGGGTAGAATCGCCGAAGTACCGGATGCTGGATGATGAGTAA
- a CDS encoding c-type cytochrome, which translates to MGEYDGIREREEGRKKMPFGMLVLFLSLLVCGLVYLYLFSPLTTGWKQVGQYEKRMEAHKTAVITHEVKEVASGISETREDKGPAIYVSDCAMCHGEKLEGGIGPALTGPKFLFGNTLADHIRVIADGTPNGMPGFKRQLGPDKIRAVAHYIHFRHAH; encoded by the coding sequence ATGGGTGAATACGATGGCATACGGGAACGTGAAGAGGGCAGGAAAAAAATGCCCTTTGGCATGCTGGTCCTTTTTTTGTCTCTGCTCGTGTGCGGGTTGGTCTATCTGTATCTGTTCTCACCCCTGACCACGGGATGGAAACAGGTAGGGCAGTATGAGAAACGCATGGAAGCCCACAAAACCGCCGTCATTACTCACGAGGTAAAGGAAGTGGCATCCGGCATATCAGAGACCAGGGAGGACAAGGGGCCGGCGATCTATGTCTCTGACTGCGCCATGTGCCACGGGGAAAAATTAGAGGGAGGGATCGGCCCTGCTTTGACGGGTCCGAAGTTCCTCTTTGGCAATACACTTGCTGATCATATCCGGGTCATTGCCGACGGTACGCCGAACGGCATGCCGGGGTTCAAAAGGCAGCTCGGTCCGGATAAGATCCGTGCGGTGGCCCACTATATTCACTTTCGTCACGCCCATTAA
- a CDS encoding 4Fe-4S binding protein: MKPATYHARRWFFALLQAVLMLGLPFLRIHGESALRFDVPSLKLYFFGSVIWISEAYFFLLVLLLFFIGVMLFTVLYGRIWCGWACPQTVLSDFARSLERRAAWFTRNQVLRTTISHVSMLLLSLLVSADLIWFFVSPYDMFAEIKNRTLGPWVFWSWTLFTVLIYLNLAFIRQRFCRSVCPYSRLQSAFFDDRTLTIAFNRKREEECLGCEACVRTCPSGIDIRDGLQVECINCAECIDACAGQIAEQGKEPLIEYSRGDSSDGAQKGPRARAIGLSLVFAFIAAMLAYQIYARMPVDFWVFRDEVQSYQQAGTKGGMLNAYLLTVENRSLVPAGYRLSISGIKDAELMVPRNPILLHPNSSLRIKVYVFARRKNLVNRVTRLRFTLENISSREIRMVREATFISPERSDKGGET; encoded by the coding sequence ATGAAACCAGCGACCTATCACGCCCGCCGATGGTTCTTCGCATTGCTGCAGGCTGTGCTGATGCTTGGTTTGCCTTTCCTCAGGATACACGGTGAAAGCGCCCTCCGCTTCGATGTTCCATCTCTCAAACTGTACTTTTTCGGTTCTGTCATCTGGATCAGTGAAGCATACTTCTTCCTGCTTGTCTTACTCCTGTTCTTCATCGGCGTAATGCTCTTCACGGTCCTCTACGGCCGCATCTGGTGCGGCTGGGCATGCCCCCAGACAGTACTGTCTGATTTCGCGAGGTCCCTTGAACGAAGAGCGGCGTGGTTCACCCGCAATCAGGTCCTCCGCACGACGATATCGCATGTCAGCATGCTGCTTCTATCACTCCTTGTTTCCGCCGACCTGATCTGGTTCTTCGTTTCTCCCTATGACATGTTTGCGGAGATCAAGAACCGAACACTGGGCCCCTGGGTGTTCTGGTCATGGACCCTGTTCACCGTTCTGATCTATCTCAATCTGGCATTCATCCGCCAGAGATTCTGCAGATCGGTTTGCCCCTATTCGAGGCTTCAGAGCGCATTTTTTGATGACAGGACGCTGACCATCGCTTTTAACCGGAAACGTGAAGAGGAGTGTCTCGGTTGTGAGGCCTGTGTGCGTACCTGTCCTTCAGGCATTGACATCCGGGATGGTCTCCAGGTGGAATGCATCAACTGCGCTGAGTGCATCGATGCCTGCGCAGGACAGATTGCGGAGCAGGGGAAGGAACCGCTCATCGAATATTCCCGGGGCGATTCCAGCGACGGAGCTCAAAAAGGGCCGCGTGCCCGCGCTATCGGGCTTTCGCTCGTCTTCGCGTTCATTGCCGCGATGCTCGCGTATCAGATCTATGCTCGAATGCCTGTCGATTTCTGGGTGTTCCGCGACGAGGTGCAATCCTACCAGCAGGCAGGCACGAAAGGCGGCATGCTGAACGCCTACCTCCTGACCGTGGAGAACAGGAGCCTGGTTCCCGCGGGTTACCGCCTGAGCATTTCGGGCATCAAGGATGCTGAATTAATGGTTCCTCGGAACCCCATCCTGCTCCACCCCAATTCCTCATTGAGGATCAAGGTGTACGTGTTTGCGCGGAGAAAGAACCTCGTCAACCGTGTCACGCGGCTGCGTTTTACACTGGAAAATATATCTTCCCGGGAGATCAGGATGGTACGGGAAGCGACGTTCATCTCTCCCGAACGATCGGACAAAGGAGGAGAGACATAA